The DNA window CGCCGGCGTCGAGGGCCCGATGGGCCTCGGCAAACGTCGGTTGATCCATACTGAAGGGCGATTCTGCGCAGAACGGAGGCGAGAGCAAGAGAGCGGAGATGCCCGACGGGGCACGACTCGGAATGCTACTTCCGACGACAGATTAGGAGGCTTCCTTCTTGGGGTTCGCAGATTCGGCATCGGCGGCCTCGGAGTCGGACGAGCCGTCGCCGGAGGAGTCGGACGCGTCCGCGGCCGATCGCTCCTGTTGCGGTTGCTGCTGGGACTGGCGCGCCTGCGGCTGCCCCTGTTGGGGCGACTGCGGCCGATTGATTTGCCGGTTCTGAGCCTCGGATTCCAGCTCCTGTGAGATCTCGCTCGTCGCGTCCTTGAATTCGCGGATGCCTTTGCCGATGCCGCGGGCGATCTCGGGGATACGCTTGGCCCCGAAGATCAGGAGCACAACCAGGAAGATGAGAATAATTTCGAGGGGGCCGAAGCTGCCCATGACCGAAAACGGGATGGGTGAGAAAGTACGGTGGGACGCGTCCGCTCGGAGAGAGCGAACCGAACGACGAAAGCCTCCCGGTACGGGACCGAAGAGAACGTTGTGTCGCTCGTTCTACAGGACCCAAACAACCAACAGCAAAGGGTGGGGGTTCCGTCCGCAGAGATTGGGGGGCGTGTCGTCGGAATTGAGCATGGAGACGGCCGCGCGAATTGCATATGAACGGGGGCAAGCAGGGAAAGACGCAAGGGAACTGGCTGGGCCGGGGGAACGGGGCGCTCCGCTCAATCGGGGCGAAAAAAATCGCTGACGGCATTCGGAAGAGCGAATTCCTCAAGATGATTCCTTCCGGGATCCGGAAACAGCCCCCGACGCGCCATGTTGGCAAAAATCACTTTCGCGCGCCCTTCGACGGGCCCGTCCCCTCTGTCTGTTGCATTGATGGCTTCCAGCTATGGCTTCTCCAACGACGTCCGATCCGGCTCCGCTTACCCGCGACGACATTCAGGCCTGGCCCAAGGCCGAGCTTCACTGCCACCTCGACGGCTCGATGCGGCTCGAGACGATGCTCGAGCTGGCGAAGACACAGGGCAAGCGGGACGTGCTTCCGTCCGACAGCGTGGAGGGGCTTCGGGACGAACTGCGGGCCGTGGAGGCGTCCGAGTCGCTGGAGGCGTACCTGAGTTGGTTCGGGTATGCGCTTCCGCTCCTGCAAACGACGGAGGCCCTTCGACGGGCCGCCTATGAGCTGGCGGAGGACAATGCCGAGGAAAATGTGCG is part of the Salinibacter sp. 10B genome and encodes:
- a CDS encoding twin-arginine translocase TatA/TatE family subunit; its protein translation is MGSFGPLEIILIFLVVLLIFGAKRIPEIARGIGKGIREFKDATSEISQELESEAQNRQINRPQSPQQGQPQARQSQQQPQQERSAADASDSSGDGSSDSEAADAESANPKKEAS